Proteins from one Thermobifida alba genomic window:
- a CDS encoding GntR family transcriptional regulator, with protein sequence MTGQRTVEDSPRVPKYYQVKKQLLELIETMPAGNPVPPERTLATQFGTSRTTVRQALTEMVVEGRLLRIQGKGTFVAKPKVTQVLQLTSYTQEMRSHGLHPDTRILDVSYVNADEELAGLLAIRLGGRVLRIERLRLANGEPMAVETAHLPARRFPGLRRRLDRHASLYEALATVYDVHLAEAEATIETVLATPSEARLLGVDVGLPLVLHCQHSFDAEGHPVEWVRSLYRGDRYKFVTRLRPPKERN encoded by the coding sequence GTGACGGGTCAGCGAACTGTTGAGGACAGCCCCCGGGTTCCGAAGTACTACCAGGTCAAAAAACAGCTCCTGGAACTGATCGAGACGATGCCCGCCGGCAACCCGGTGCCACCGGAGCGTACGCTGGCGACCCAGTTCGGCACGTCCCGCACGACGGTGCGGCAGGCGCTCACCGAGATGGTGGTGGAGGGACGCCTGCTGCGTATCCAGGGCAAGGGGACCTTCGTCGCCAAACCGAAGGTGACCCAGGTGCTGCAACTGACCAGCTACACCCAGGAGATGCGCTCGCACGGCCTCCATCCGGACACCCGGATCCTCGACGTCAGCTATGTCAACGCGGACGAGGAGCTGGCCGGCCTGCTGGCCATCCGGCTCGGCGGCCGGGTGCTGCGCATCGAGCGGCTGCGGCTGGCCAACGGCGAACCGATGGCCGTGGAGACCGCCCACCTGCCCGCGCGCCGGTTCCCGGGACTGCGCCGCCGCCTGGACCGGCACGCCTCGCTGTACGAGGCGCTGGCGACCGTCTACGACGTGCACCTGGCCGAGGCCGAGGCGACGATCGAGACCGTGCTGGCCACCCCCAGCGAGGCCCGGCTGCTCGGGGTGGACGTCGGGCTGCCGCTGGTCCTGCACTGCCAGCACAGCTTCGACGCCGAGGGCCACCCGGTGGAGTGGGTGCGGTCGCTGTACCGCGGCGACCGGTACAAGTTCGTCACCCGCCTGCGCCCCCCGAAGGAGCGGAACTAG
- a CDS encoding sensor histidine kinase, which translates to MPHLSDLIRRYTALTTADLEWLHALVSDWQLLADLSFADLLLWTRLRENDGWIAVAQMRPTTGPTAFQDDLVETVLPDAPEGPEEQDPVPPPMRTKRALIDRAWREGRICREGDPDWSGGVPVREETIPVRRDGIMLGVIQRSTNLSAARTPSRLELTYLQSASDLAQMIAEGGFPFSEQGPLMVRSPRVGDGLLRLDREGRVVYASPNALSAYRRLGLATDLVGTSLARTTVELSADPDPRDESLSWTAGGRVPLEAEVEARGTTVQLRAIPLTVSGERIGALVMVRDVTELRRRERELMTKDATIREIHHRVKNNLQTVAALLRLQARRLHNPEGRAALEEAVRRVGSIAIVHEMLSHTPDETVDFDDIADRVIEMAAEVSSTGAAVAPRRVGHFGLLSALVATPLSMVLAELVQNAVEHGLEYGPGTIEVRVRRQAPVPGTDDGGRGTGRLIIEVVDNGSGLPADFDLETSSSLGLQIVRTLVTGELAGRLEMTPQEGGGTKVLLDLPVDHEVQYYN; encoded by the coding sequence GTGCCTCACCTCAGCGATCTGATCCGACGGTATACGGCGCTCACCACGGCTGACCTGGAGTGGCTGCACGCCCTGGTCTCCGACTGGCAGCTGCTCGCCGACCTGTCCTTCGCGGATCTGCTGCTCTGGACGCGGCTGCGCGAGAACGACGGGTGGATCGCGGTCGCCCAGATGCGGCCGACCACCGGGCCGACCGCCTTCCAGGACGACCTCGTCGAGACGGTCCTGCCCGACGCGCCCGAGGGCCCGGAGGAGCAGGACCCCGTGCCCCCGCCGATGCGGACCAAGCGCGCGCTGATCGACCGCGCCTGGCGCGAGGGACGGATCTGCCGGGAGGGCGACCCCGACTGGTCGGGAGGCGTCCCGGTACGGGAGGAGACGATCCCGGTGCGTCGGGACGGGATCATGCTGGGGGTGATCCAGCGCAGCACCAACCTCAGCGCCGCACGCACTCCCAGCCGCCTGGAACTCACCTACCTGCAGAGCGCCAGTGACCTGGCGCAGATGATCGCCGAGGGCGGCTTCCCGTTCAGTGAGCAGGGGCCGCTGATGGTCCGCTCCCCCCGGGTCGGGGACGGCCTGCTCCGGTTGGACCGCGAGGGCCGGGTGGTCTACGCCAGTCCCAACGCCCTGTCCGCCTACCGCCGTCTGGGGCTGGCCACGGACCTGGTCGGAACGTCGCTGGCGCGCACCACCGTGGAGCTGTCCGCGGACCCCGACCCCCGGGACGAATCCCTGAGCTGGACCGCGGGCGGCCGGGTGCCGCTGGAGGCGGAGGTGGAGGCCCGCGGGACCACCGTCCAGCTGCGCGCCATCCCCCTGACCGTCAGCGGGGAGCGGATCGGGGCGCTGGTCATGGTGCGCGACGTCACCGAGCTGCGCCGCCGGGAGCGGGAGCTGATGACCAAGGACGCCACCATCCGGGAGATCCACCACCGGGTGAAGAACAACCTGCAGACCGTCGCGGCCCTGCTGCGGCTGCAGGCCCGCCGGCTGCACAACCCCGAGGGCCGGGCGGCGCTGGAGGAGGCGGTGCGCAGGGTCGGGTCGATCGCGATCGTCCACGAGATGCTCTCCCACACCCCGGACGAGACGGTGGACTTCGACGACATCGCCGACCGCGTCATCGAGATGGCCGCGGAGGTGTCCTCCACCGGCGCGGCGGTGGCGCCGCGCCGGGTGGGGCACTTCGGCCTGCTGTCCGCACTGGTCGCGACCCCGCTGTCCATGGTCCTGGCCGAACTGGTGCAGAACGCGGTCGAGCACGGACTGGAGTACGGTCCCGGCACCATCGAGGTGCGGGTGCGCCGTCAGGCGCCGGTGCCGGGAACGGACGACGGTGGGAGGGGGACGGGGCGACTGATCATCGAGGTCGTCGACAACGGATCAGGCCTCCCCGCCGACTTCGACCTGGAAACCAGTAGTAGCCTTGGACTGCAGATCGTTCGGACCCTGGTGACGGGCGAACTCGCGGGCCGTCTGGAGATGACTCCCCAGGAGGGCGGCGGCACCAAGGTCCTGTTGGATCTGCCGGTGGACCACGAGGTCCAGTACTACAACTGA
- a CDS encoding WhiB family transcriptional regulator has product MDWRHHAACRDEDPELFFPIGTSGPALIQIEEAKEVCRRCSVSTACLQWALETGQDGGVWGGMSEDERRALKRRRSVLPAARLRTAV; this is encoded by the coding sequence ATGGACTGGCGCCATCACGCTGCCTGCCGTGACGAAGACCCCGAACTGTTCTTTCCGATCGGCACCTCCGGTCCGGCTCTGATCCAGATCGAAGAGGCCAAAGAGGTATGCCGCCGTTGCTCTGTCAGCACCGCCTGTCTGCAATGGGCTCTGGAGACCGGCCAGGACGGCGGAGTCTGGGGCGGTATGAGCGAGGACGAGCGCCGCGCCCTGAAGCGCCGCCGCTCCGTCCTTCCCGCCGCCCGACTGCGTACCGCGGTCTGA
- a CDS encoding diacylglycerol/lipid kinase family protein, whose protein sequence is MRALFISNPQATTTTPRSREVIVRALASDIKLDTALTEYRGHAVELARRAAEDGYDMVISFGGDGTVNEVANGLLAVPEEQRPIYAALPGGSANVFVRALGLPVDPVEATGAMLEALHTGSRRTVNLGHIDGPDGGRYFTFCAGFGWDADVVHEVERQRRRGRRASPALYVAIALNLFLRGGVGGDPSLSVRMPGRPPVPDLYFALVTNTTPWTYAGPSPVQPTPRSRFELGLDVFALTRVDTMTTANVLRMMFSAKGVPPRGSGYLTWHDRAEFTIQSRRPRAFQIDGEYLGHRQQVNFRSVPKALRIVA, encoded by the coding sequence GTGCGCGCCCTGTTCATCTCCAACCCCCAGGCCACCACGACGACCCCTCGTTCGCGTGAGGTGATCGTCCGTGCGCTCGCCAGCGACATCAAACTCGACACCGCCCTGACCGAGTACCGGGGCCACGCCGTGGAACTGGCCAGGCGGGCCGCCGAGGACGGCTACGACATGGTGATCAGTTTCGGCGGCGACGGGACTGTGAACGAGGTGGCCAACGGCCTGCTCGCCGTTCCCGAGGAGCAGCGGCCGATCTATGCCGCCCTGCCGGGCGGCAGCGCGAACGTGTTCGTCCGCGCCCTGGGGCTGCCCGTCGACCCCGTGGAGGCCACCGGGGCGATGCTGGAGGCGCTGCACACCGGGTCGCGGCGCACGGTGAACCTGGGGCACATCGACGGTCCGGACGGGGGGCGCTACTTCACCTTCTGCGCGGGGTTCGGCTGGGACGCCGACGTGGTGCACGAGGTCGAACGGCAGCGGCGGCGCGGCCGCCGGGCCTCCCCCGCCCTGTACGTGGCCATCGCGCTGAACCTGTTCCTCCGGGGCGGTGTGGGCGGCGACCCGTCGCTGAGCGTGCGGATGCCGGGGCGCCCCCCGGTGCCGGACCTGTACTTCGCGCTGGTGACGAACACGACCCCGTGGACCTACGCGGGGCCGTCCCCGGTGCAGCCGACACCCCGGTCGCGTTTCGAGCTGGGCCTGGACGTGTTCGCGTTGACCAGGGTGGACACGATGACCACGGCCAACGTGCTGCGCATGATGTTCTCGGCGAAGGGGGTGCCGCCCCGGGGGAGCGGCTACCTCACCTGGCACGACCGCGCGGAGTTCACGATCCAGTCGCGGCGGCCCCGAGCGTTTCAGATCGACGGAGAGTACCTCGGGCACCGACAACAGGTCAATTTCCGATCGGTTCCGAAGGCGTTACGAATTGTGGCTTAA
- a CDS encoding RNA polymerase sigma factor SigF — protein MSERGPALTAQTEHSTPDRARARELFERLGELDPDSPERQRIRDELVELHLPLVEYLARRFRNRGEWLDDLTQVATIGLIKSIDRFDLSRGVEFSTYATPTIVGEIKRHFRDKGWAVRVPRRLQELKLSLTKAVSELSQRQGRAPTVAELAEYLKMTEEEVLEGLESANAYSTVSLDAPDNGDEDAPAVADSLGIVDESLEGVEYRESLKPLLERLPPREKRILLLRFFGNMTQSQIAAELGISQMHVSRLLARTLAQLRQALTTDD, from the coding sequence GTGAGTGAAAGGGGGCCCGCTCTGACGGCGCAAACGGAACACTCAACGCCTGACCGGGCCCGTGCGCGGGAGCTGTTCGAACGTCTGGGAGAACTCGACCCGGACTCGCCGGAACGCCAGCGCATCCGGGACGAACTCGTCGAATTGCACCTTCCCCTGGTGGAATACCTCGCCCGGCGGTTCCGCAACCGGGGCGAGTGGCTCGATGACCTCACCCAGGTGGCCACGATCGGGCTGATCAAGTCCATCGACCGCTTCGACCTGAGCCGCGGGGTGGAGTTCTCCACCTACGCGACCCCGACCATCGTCGGCGAGATCAAGCGGCACTTCCGGGACAAGGGATGGGCGGTGCGGGTTCCGCGCCGTCTCCAGGAGCTCAAGCTCTCGCTGACCAAGGCCGTCAGCGAACTGTCCCAGCGGCAGGGCCGCGCTCCCACGGTCGCCGAACTCGCCGAGTACCTCAAGATGACCGAGGAGGAGGTGCTTGAGGGGCTGGAGTCGGCCAACGCCTACTCCACCGTGTCCCTCGACGCCCCCGACAACGGTGACGAGGACGCTCCCGCGGTCGCCGACTCGCTGGGGATCGTGGACGAGTCCCTGGAGGGCGTGGAGTACCGGGAGTCCCTCAAGCCGCTCCTGGAACGGCTGCCTCCCCGGGAGAAGCGCATCCTGCTGCTGCGTTTCTTCGGCAACATGACCCAGTCGCAGATCGCCGCGGAACTCGGCATCTCGCAGATGCACGTGTCCCGGCTGCTGGCGCGCACGCTCGCGCAACTGCGTCAGGCTCTCACCACAGACGACTGA
- a CDS encoding anti-sigma factor, which produces MTEDTAVPTADAMSVRDTVTVRMPADSAYLSVLRTATAGLAARLDFTLDEIEDLRIGVDEACAMLLTQALPGTDLTTEFELTGDGMRISVSVLTTDGRPPARDTFAWTVLSALAGDVDAVVGSDDRVSIVLHKRRDPVESV; this is translated from the coding sequence GTGACCGAAGACACCGCTGTACCGACGGCGGACGCCATGAGCGTGAGAGACACGGTGACGGTCCGTATGCCCGCGGACAGCGCCTATCTCTCCGTGCTCCGCACGGCCACAGCAGGGCTCGCCGCCCGTCTCGATTTCACGCTGGACGAGATCGAGGATCTGCGCATCGGTGTGGACGAGGCGTGCGCGATGCTCCTCACTCAGGCACTGCCCGGTACAGACCTGACCACGGAGTTCGAACTCACCGGGGACGGGATGCGCATCAGCGTTTCGGTGCTGACCACGGACGGTCGGCCGCCGGCGCGCGACACCTTCGCATGGACCGTGCTCTCGGCGTTGGCCGGTGACGTCGACGCTGTCGTCGGCTCTGATGACCGGGTATCCATCGTCCTGCACAAACGCCGCGACCCGGTGGAGTCGGTGTGA
- a CDS encoding GNAT family N-acetyltransferase: MIRPARPEDVPVIAQLVRDLAEYEKEPESATATEEDFAAALFGAHPAAFAHVAEHTAEDGSTEVVGMALWFRNFSTWTGRHGIYLEDLYVRPEFRGLGYGRALLTELARICVARGYRRLEWSVLDWNAPSIEFYRSLGAVPMDGWTVYRLDGDALLKLGQ, from the coding sequence GTGATCCGTCCCGCCCGGCCCGAGGACGTTCCCGTCATCGCCCAGCTGGTTCGCGATCTGGCGGAGTACGAGAAGGAACCGGAGTCCGCGACGGCCACCGAGGAGGACTTCGCCGCCGCACTGTTCGGCGCGCATCCGGCGGCCTTCGCGCACGTCGCCGAGCACACCGCTGAGGACGGCTCCACCGAGGTCGTGGGGATGGCCCTGTGGTTCCGCAACTTCTCCACCTGGACCGGACGCCACGGCATCTACCTGGAGGACCTGTACGTGCGCCCCGAGTTCCGGGGGCTCGGCTACGGCAGGGCGCTGCTGACCGAACTGGCCCGGATCTGCGTGGCCCGCGGATACCGGCGGCTCGAATGGTCGGTACTCGACTGGAACGCCCCGTCCATCGAGTTCTACAGGTCGCTCGGCGCGGTCCCCATGGACGGGTGGACGGTCTACCGCCTCGACGGGGACGCACTGCTCAAGCTGGGACAGTAG
- a CDS encoding amino acid ABC transporter ATP-binding protein, translated as MVEDNTSAADSRMVVADNVHKHYGRTHVLRGIDLEVRRGEVCCVIGPSGSGKSTFLRCINHLEKISAGRLWVNGQLMGYREKGGRLHELRESEIAAQRREIGMVFQRFNLFPHMSVLANVMEAPVQVKRVPRDEARGIAMDLLERVGLADRATAYPEQLSGGQQQRVAIARALAMSPSLMLFDEPTSALDPELVGEVLDVMKDLAEGGMTMIVVTHEMGFAREVGDTLVFMDGGVVVERGTPREVLGSPQHERTQAFLSKVL; from the coding sequence ATGGTCGAAGACAACACTTCCGCGGCGGACAGCCGCATGGTGGTGGCCGACAACGTCCACAAGCACTACGGGCGGACCCACGTGCTGCGCGGGATCGACCTGGAGGTGCGGCGCGGCGAGGTGTGCTGCGTGATCGGGCCGTCCGGCTCGGGCAAGTCCACCTTCCTGCGCTGCATCAACCACCTGGAGAAGATCAGCGCCGGCCGGCTGTGGGTCAACGGCCAGCTGATGGGCTACCGGGAGAAGGGCGGCAGACTCCACGAACTGCGCGAGTCGGAGATCGCCGCGCAGCGCCGGGAGATCGGCATGGTGTTCCAGCGGTTCAACCTGTTTCCGCACATGTCGGTACTGGCCAACGTGATGGAGGCGCCGGTCCAGGTCAAACGGGTGCCCCGGGACGAGGCCCGCGGCATCGCGATGGACCTGCTGGAGCGGGTCGGCCTGGCCGACCGGGCCACCGCCTACCCGGAGCAGCTGTCGGGCGGACAGCAGCAGCGGGTGGCGATCGCCCGGGCCCTGGCGATGAGCCCCTCGCTGATGCTGTTCGACGAGCCCACCAGCGCGCTCGACCCCGAACTGGTCGGCGAGGTCCTGGACGTGATGAAGGACCTCGCCGAAGGGGGGATGACCATGATCGTGGTGACCCACGAGATGGGCTTCGCCCGCGAGGTCGGCGACACCCTCGTCTTCATGGACGGCGGTGTGGTGGTGGAGCGCGGCACTCCCCGGGAGGTCCTCGGCTCCCCGCAGCACGAACGGACCCAGGCGTTCCTGTCCAAGGTGCTGTGA
- a CDS encoding amino acid ABC transporter permease, translated as MNTRTGPSRAETSPPGTGAPELIRAVPVRHPGRWVAAGVLLVLTAMFVHMLVTNEAFNWPFMAANMFSEPVLLGVRTTLVLTVLAMLIGVLVGVVVAIMRLSGNPVLAGVGWLYTWFFRAVPRLVLCVLFGNLGVLYNRIDLGLPFDHYWAPLLGLDTGARFFSFDTRDLLTPFVAALLALALSEGAYMAEIVRAGLQSVDPGQTEAAQALGMRRFTVLRRITLPQALRVIVPPTGNEATAMLKDTSLVAYVPLTTELWFQLQAIGNRTYDPFPMLVAACLWYLAITSVFMIGQYLLERSFTKGDRRAGAGVRLLRVQARN; from the coding sequence GTGAACACGCGAACCGGTCCGTCCCGGGCGGAGACCTCCCCGCCCGGGACGGGCGCCCCCGAACTCATCCGGGCCGTTCCGGTCCGGCACCCCGGCCGCTGGGTCGCCGCCGGGGTGCTGCTGGTGCTCACCGCCATGTTCGTGCACATGCTCGTCACCAACGAGGCGTTCAACTGGCCGTTCATGGCGGCGAACATGTTCTCCGAGCCGGTGCTCCTCGGGGTGCGCACCACGCTCGTGCTGACCGTGCTGGCGATGCTCATCGGCGTCCTGGTCGGTGTCGTCGTCGCGATCATGCGGCTGTCCGGCAACCCGGTGCTGGCCGGGGTCGGCTGGCTGTACACCTGGTTCTTCCGGGCGGTGCCGCGCCTGGTGCTGTGCGTGCTCTTCGGCAACCTGGGAGTGCTCTACAACCGCATCGACCTGGGCCTGCCGTTCGACCACTACTGGGCGCCGCTGCTGGGCCTGGACACCGGTGCCCGGTTCTTCTCCTTCGACACCCGGGACCTCCTCACCCCCTTCGTCGCGGCCCTGTTGGCGCTCGCGCTGTCGGAGGGCGCCTACATGGCCGAGATCGTGCGGGCGGGCCTGCAGTCGGTGGACCCGGGCCAGACCGAGGCCGCCCAGGCACTGGGCATGCGGCGGTTCACGGTACTGCGCCGGATCACGCTGCCGCAGGCGCTGCGGGTGATCGTGCCGCCGACCGGCAACGAGGCCACGGCGATGCTCAAGGACACGTCCCTGGTCGCCTACGTGCCGCTGACCACGGAGCTGTGGTTCCAGTTGCAGGCCATCGGCAACCGTACCTACGACCCGTTCCCGATGCTGGTCGCCGCGTGCCTGTGGTACCTGGCGATCACCAGCGTGTTCATGATCGGCCAGTACCTGCTGGAGCGCTCCTTCACCAAGGGCGACCGGCGGGCGGGGGCCGGGGTGAGGCTGCTGCGGGTCCAAGCCAGGAATTGA
- a CDS encoding ABC transporter substrate-binding protein encodes MPYLVALPTAAVLTLSACGGGGEEAAEGGGSPAVAVDEELAAMVPEEIAGRGVITIGVDSEYPPAEFLDTDGQTVLGFDVELFDAVAGKLGLETKWQSAQFDSIITGVNSGKYDVGVSSFTITAERLENVTMVSYLVVGTQWFGLAGNPEGVDPDDACGKRIAVQAGTIQVDDIEARSDKCVDEGKDPIEIQQFESQTQATSSVVSGQSDASLADLPVAAYAIEQTGDKLETYGEQYEAAPYGVVLPKEETELAEAIRAGFAAIMEDGTYDEILAEWGIASGGIETPEVNPDAE; translated from the coding sequence CTGCCCTACCTGGTGGCGTTGCCCACGGCGGCCGTGCTGACGCTGAGCGCCTGCGGAGGCGGAGGCGAGGAGGCGGCCGAGGGAGGCGGCTCCCCGGCGGTGGCCGTCGACGAGGAACTCGCCGCGATGGTCCCCGAGGAGATCGCCGGGCGGGGCGTCATCACCATCGGTGTGGACAGCGAGTACCCGCCGGCCGAGTTCCTGGACACCGACGGGCAGACCGTCCTCGGTTTCGACGTGGAGCTGTTCGACGCCGTCGCGGGCAAGCTCGGTCTGGAGACCAAATGGCAGTCCGCCCAGTTCGACTCCATCATCACCGGCGTGAACTCCGGCAAGTACGACGTCGGGGTCTCCTCGTTCACGATCACCGCCGAACGGCTGGAGAACGTGACCATGGTCAGCTACCTCGTCGTGGGCACCCAGTGGTTCGGGCTGGCGGGCAACCCCGAGGGGGTCGACCCCGACGACGCCTGCGGCAAGCGGATCGCGGTCCAGGCCGGCACCATCCAGGTGGACGACATCGAGGCGCGCAGCGACAAGTGCGTCGACGAGGGCAAGGACCCCATCGAGATCCAGCAGTTCGAGAGCCAGACCCAGGCGACCTCGTCGGTGGTGTCGGGGCAGAGCGACGCCAGCCTCGCCGACCTGCCGGTGGCCGCCTACGCGATCGAGCAGACCGGCGACAAGCTGGAGACCTACGGGGAGCAGTACGAGGCCGCCCCCTACGGCGTGGTGCTGCCCAAGGAGGAGACCGAACTGGCCGAGGCGATCCGGGCCGGCTTCGCCGCCATCATGGAGGACGGCACCTACGACGAGATCCTCGCTGAGTGGGGCATCGCCAGCGGCGGTATCGAGACGCCCGAAGTCAACCCGGACGCGGAGTAA
- a CDS encoding NAD(P)-dependent malic enzyme — translation MTSDHSSRLDDDPAFALHRGGKLEVHSTIEVRDQEGLSLAYTPGVARVCTAIADNPELVDTYTWKNKVVAVVTDGTAVLGLGDIGPEASLPVMEGKALLFKQFAGVDSVPIALACTDVDEIVETVVRMAPSFGGINLEDISAPRCFEIERRLRERLDIPVFHDDQHGTAIVALAAMRNAARVTGRELGELRAVVSGAGASGIAVSRMLIRGGIGDIAVADSKGLIYEGRPGLNQYKAELAAISNKAGLQGSIESALVGADVFVGLSAGEVPEEVVATMADNAIICAMANPNPEVHPEVAHRYAAVVATGRSDFPNQINNVLAFPGVFRGAMEVRATQITENMKLAAATALADLVGDDLAPDYIIPSPFDERVVPAVSAAVADQARKDGVARA, via the coding sequence GTGACCAGCGACCACAGTTCCCGGCTTGACGACGATCCCGCGTTTGCTCTGCATCGCGGCGGCAAGCTGGAAGTCCACTCCACCATCGAGGTCAGGGACCAGGAGGGCCTGTCCCTGGCCTACACACCGGGTGTGGCGCGTGTCTGCACCGCCATCGCCGACAACCCGGAACTGGTGGACACCTACACCTGGAAGAACAAGGTCGTCGCCGTCGTCACCGACGGCACCGCCGTGCTCGGACTGGGGGACATCGGCCCGGAGGCCTCCCTGCCCGTCATGGAGGGCAAGGCGCTGCTGTTCAAGCAGTTCGCTGGGGTCGACTCGGTGCCGATCGCGCTGGCCTGCACCGACGTCGACGAGATCGTCGAGACGGTGGTCCGCATGGCGCCGTCCTTCGGCGGGATCAACCTGGAGGACATCTCCGCTCCGCGCTGCTTCGAGATCGAGCGGCGGCTGCGGGAGCGTCTCGACATCCCCGTCTTCCACGACGACCAGCACGGCACCGCCATCGTGGCGCTGGCCGCGATGCGCAACGCGGCCCGGGTCACCGGTCGGGAGCTCGGCGAGCTGCGGGCCGTGGTGTCCGGAGCCGGGGCGTCGGGGATCGCGGTCTCCCGCATGCTGATCAGGGGCGGGATCGGCGACATCGCGGTGGCCGACAGCAAGGGCCTCATCTACGAGGGTCGGCCCGGGCTCAACCAGTACAAGGCGGAGCTCGCCGCGATCAGCAACAAGGCCGGACTTCAGGGGTCCATCGAGTCCGCGCTGGTCGGAGCCGACGTGTTCGTCGGCCTGTCGGCGGGCGAGGTGCCCGAGGAGGTCGTCGCCACGATGGCCGACAACGCCATCATCTGCGCCATGGCCAACCCCAACCCGGAGGTCCACCCGGAGGTGGCCCACCGGTACGCGGCGGTCGTGGCCACCGGGCGCAGCGACTTCCCGAACCAGATCAACAACGTGCTCGCGTTCCCCGGCGTCTTCCGCGGCGCGATGGAGGTGCGGGCCACGCAGATCACCGAGAACATGAAGCTCGCGGCGGCCACCGCGCTGGCCGACCTGGTCGGCGACGACCTCGCGCCCGACTACATCATCCCCAGCCCGTTCGACGAGCGGGTCGTCCCGGCGGTCTCCGCGGCCGTCGCCGACCAGGCCCGCAAGGACGGGGTGGCCCGGGCCTGA
- a CDS encoding PadR family transcriptional regulator: MSTIFGHGRLRLYLLKLLDESPRHGYEIISLLRDRFLGIYSPSPGTIYPRLARLEEEGLVTHEEVDGRKVYRLTDKGRAELRDRSRDLEDLEREITESVRDIAQAVQRDVRDTISHLREELKYAAQSTRRVRSEQQKAGKAGKAGKTGDVWSRVADEEERTGGDRRRDRGEREHGFQWGREWSREWEKFAHGFGWVSWGRGPRERAAFGDFEQTLHDFTERVRGLVREAGSVSEAAVADLRRILDETFEVIRRDTANWGPPAPDSASRRSTEGTEGADGSEKGTDDSTS, encoded by the coding sequence ATGAGCACCATCTTCGGCCACGGCCGACTCCGCCTCTACCTGTTGAAACTGCTGGACGAGAGCCCCCGCCACGGTTACGAGATCATCAGTCTGCTGCGGGACCGGTTCCTCGGCATCTACTCCCCCTCCCCCGGCACCATCTACCCCCGCCTCGCCCGCCTGGAGGAGGAGGGGCTGGTCACCCACGAGGAGGTCGACGGACGCAAGGTCTACCGGCTCACCGACAAGGGCCGCGCCGAACTGCGCGACCGCAGCCGGGACCTGGAGGACCTGGAACGGGAGATCACCGAGTCGGTCCGCGACATCGCACAGGCCGTGCAGCGCGACGTCCGCGACACCATCAGCCACCTGCGGGAGGAGTTGAAGTACGCGGCCCAGAGCACCCGGCGCGTCCGCTCCGAACAGCAGAAGGCCGGGAAGGCCGGAAAAGCCGGGAAGACCGGTGACGTCTGGAGCCGGGTCGCCGACGAGGAGGAGCGGACCGGCGGGGACCGCCGACGGGACCGGGGGGAACGCGAGCACGGCTTCCAGTGGGGCCGCGAGTGGAGCCGCGAGTGGGAGAAGTTCGCGCACGGCTTCGGCTGGGTCTCCTGGGGCCGGGGCCCCCGGGAGCGCGCGGCGTTCGGCGACTTCGAGCAGACCCTGCACGACTTCACCGAACGGGTCCGCGGCCTCGTCCGCGAGGCGGGCAGCGTCAGCGAGGCCGCCGTCGCCGACCTGCGCCGCATCCTGGACGAGACCTTCGAGGTCATCCGCCGGGACACCGCCAACTGGGGGCCTCCGGCCCCCGACTCCGCCTCCCGGCGCTCCACCGAGGGCACGGAGGGGGCGGACGGCTCCGAGAAGGGAACGGACGACTCCACGAGCTGA